The following are from one region of the Advenella mimigardefordensis DPN7 genome:
- a CDS encoding diacylglycerol/lipid kinase family protein, whose product MMTVSNSQLQPSAANDGIQADGAAAKAMSAEVSGRPFVFFTNASSGNQDTEQFLEKIATVMEGHEHHIICVYPDDSHEQKQQEAVSLVKKHNAILVVAGGDGTISAMANHAIAEQFPMGIIPFGTFNMFARDHGLSLDTDTALRDLLTGHIQPVQTGEIGGVHFIVNATLGLYSQLLADREQWKNQFGRRRGIAIFAALSTIMKYGRSYILQFNKGEGRQLVKTVSFMACNNTLQAQQAGVQYDQTMGDGYLYGIVLKPSSRKRMLLLALKLIFRRLDQDRQIISFPFEALDIDKKKGGRSIEVAMDGEVHSLQAPFTVKANRDLLKIVVPASVAQHSEQE is encoded by the coding sequence ATGATGACTGTTTCCAATAGCCAATTGCAGCCTTCTGCAGCGAATGATGGCATTCAGGCAGACGGTGCTGCGGCCAAAGCCATGTCGGCTGAAGTGTCCGGGCGGCCTTTTGTTTTCTTTACCAATGCCAGTTCCGGGAATCAGGATACGGAACAATTCCTGGAGAAAATTGCAACCGTAATGGAAGGGCATGAACACCATATTATCTGCGTGTATCCGGATGATAGCCATGAGCAAAAGCAGCAGGAAGCGGTCAGTCTGGTAAAAAAGCATAATGCCATTCTGGTGGTGGCAGGGGGCGACGGCACCATCAGCGCCATGGCCAATCATGCTATTGCCGAGCAGTTCCCAATGGGCATTATTCCCTTCGGTACATTCAATATGTTTGCACGCGATCACGGCCTGTCGCTGGATACCGACACGGCCTTGCGCGATTTGCTTACGGGACATATTCAGCCGGTGCAGACCGGTGAAATTGGCGGGGTGCATTTTATTGTGAATGCCACGCTGGGTTTGTACTCCCAATTGCTGGCCGACAGGGAGCAATGGAAAAACCAGTTCGGTCGACGTCGCGGCATTGCCATTTTCGCGGCCTTGTCCACCATTATGAAATATGGCCGTTCTTATATTCTGCAATTTAACAAGGGCGAAGGCCGGCAATTGGTGAAAACCGTGAGTTTCATGGCCTGTAACAATACGCTGCAGGCGCAGCAGGCGGGTGTGCAGTATGACCAAACCATGGGCGACGGTTATCTTTACGGTATCGTGCTCAAGCCCTCAAGCCGCAAGCGGATGCTGCTGTTGGCCTTAAAGCTGATCTTCAGGCGGCTGGATCAGGATCGGCAAATCATCAGTTTTCCGTTCGAGGCGCTGGACATCGACAAGAAGAAAGGGGGGCGTAGTATCGAGGTCGCCATGGACGGCGAGGTCCATTCACTGCAGGCGCCCTTTACCGTCAAGGCGAACAGGGATCTGCTGAAGATTGTGGTGCCCGCTTCAGTGGCGCAGCATTCAGAACAGGAATAA
- a CDS encoding alcohol dehydrogenase has protein sequence MKCYCITGFKAPLQMMEKADFTPQGTQVVLEVKAAGVCHSDLHLWEGGYDLGQGKRLELKDRGVSLPLTPGHETVGSVLAAGPDAGPLDTGKNYLIYPWIGCGTCVVCQRGEENLCGAPACLGIHRDGGYATQIVVPHPRYLVDIGDMDPVQAAPYACSGLTTYSALRKFDRDVLQNEPVIIFGAGGLGLMCLQWLHAMGGKGAIVVDLDPAKREAALQAGALAAVDGNSPTLIQDIQAAAGTRTIWSVIDYVGAPSTANQAFSLLAKGGKLVIIGLFGGQSEWPLAMFPLKAATVQGSYVGNLAELQELMTLVKQGGIRPIPVSRHLLAQADQTLMALHAGKVIGRAVLTP, from the coding sequence ATGAAATGTTACTGCATTACCGGTTTCAAAGCCCCCTTGCAAATGATGGAAAAAGCGGACTTTACCCCGCAAGGGACGCAGGTGGTACTGGAAGTCAAGGCTGCCGGCGTTTGCCACAGTGACTTGCATCTGTGGGAGGGCGGGTACGATCTGGGCCAGGGAAAGCGCCTGGAACTGAAGGATAGGGGTGTCAGTCTGCCGCTCACACCCGGTCATGAAACCGTGGGCAGTGTCCTGGCAGCGGGACCGGATGCCGGGCCGCTGGATACCGGTAAAAATTACCTGATCTATCCCTGGATCGGCTGCGGCACCTGCGTCGTCTGCCAGCGTGGCGAAGAAAATTTGTGCGGCGCACCAGCCTGCCTGGGCATTCACCGGGATGGCGGCTATGCCACTCAAATTGTCGTACCACACCCCAGATATCTGGTGGATATTGGTGATATGGACCCGGTACAGGCGGCGCCTTATGCCTGCTCCGGACTGACGACTTATTCGGCACTACGCAAATTTGATCGCGATGTGTTGCAAAACGAGCCGGTCATCATTTTTGGCGCCGGCGGCCTGGGCCTGATGTGCCTGCAATGGTTGCACGCGATGGGCGGGAAGGGGGCGATTGTTGTTGACCTGGACCCGGCCAAGCGCGAAGCGGCGCTGCAGGCAGGTGCTCTGGCCGCTGTCGACGGCAACAGCCCCACATTGATTCAGGATATTCAGGCAGCAGCGGGCACGCGTACGATCTGGTCCGTGATTGACTATGTAGGCGCGCCGTCTACGGCCAATCAGGCTTTTAGTTTATTGGCCAAGGGCGGTAAGCTGGTCATTATCGGTTTGTTCGGCGGCCAAAGCGAATGGCCGCTGGCCATGTTCCCCCTGAAAGCGGCAACGGTACAGGGTTCCTATGTGGGGAATCTGGCTGAGTTGCAGGAACTCATGACATTGGTGAAACAGGGCGGGATCCGTCCGATCCCTGTCAGCCGACATCTGCTGGCACAGGCTGACCAGACGCTGATGGCGCTTCACGCGGGCAAGGTTATCGGCCGGGCGGTGCTAACCCCCTGA
- a CDS encoding DUF2069 domain-containing protein, with amino-acid sequence MSSTDTGPALASVHQAQQVALNPRYRVIAFVSLLLLFLLCIAWELFLDPLVPGGSVYVLKALPLLFPLYGVYKGNLYTLQWSSMLVLLYFTEGVVRWYSDISSTSSMLGAAETILSVVFFLAAILYVRPAKQAAKRAKKQGK; translated from the coding sequence ATGTCGTCAACCGATACCGGGCCCGCGCTTGCTTCGGTTCACCAGGCGCAGCAGGTGGCATTGAATCCGCGCTATCGGGTGATCGCGTTTGTCTCGCTATTGCTCCTGTTTTTATTGTGTATTGCCTGGGAGTTATTTCTGGATCCGCTGGTGCCCGGCGGTAGCGTGTACGTGCTCAAGGCGCTGCCCTTGCTGTTCCCTCTTTACGGTGTTTATAAGGGTAATCTGTACACGCTGCAATGGTCATCCATGCTGGTATTGCTGTATTTTACCGAAGGCGTGGTTCGCTGGTATTCGGATATCAGCAGCACGTCGTCCATGCTTGGGGCCGCTGAAACGATCTTGTCGGTGGTTTTCTTTCTTGCCGCCATTCTTTATGTGCGACCCGCCAAGCAGGCGGCAAAACGCGCAAAAAAACAGGGGAAATGA
- a CDS encoding CBS domain-containing protein, whose translation MLKISEVLRVKGNILYTATPDQSVAQAIATMSERDIGSLVIMDQGQLTGMLTFREIIRHMHDSPESFENTTIRKIMDDAPVSVSPNTEAEEVRRLMLEHHARYVPVMDGPVLMGVISFYDMARAMLEASKFENKMLKAYIRDWPGETEEDKE comes from the coding sequence ATGTTGAAAATCAGTGAAGTCTTGCGGGTCAAGGGCAATATCCTTTACACCGCGACCCCGGATCAATCCGTGGCGCAGGCCATTGCAACCATGAGTGAACGCGACATTGGTTCGCTGGTCATTATGGATCAGGGACAATTAACGGGGATGCTGACCTTCCGTGAAATTATCCGCCACATGCACGATTCTCCGGAGTCTTTTGAAAACACCACCATCCGTAAAATCATGGATGATGCACCGGTGAGCGTATCACCCAACACCGAGGCCGAGGAAGTGCGACGCCTCATGCTGGAGCACCATGCACGCTATGTTCCCGTGATGGACGGTCCTGTGCTGATGGGGGTGATTTCATTCTACGATATGGCGCGCGCCATGCTGGAAGCGTCCAAATTTGAAAACAAAATGCTCAAGGCCTATATCCGTGATTGGCCCGGAGAAACAGAAGAAGACAAAGAGTGA
- the aroC gene encoding chorismate synthase: protein MSGNTLGKLFSVTNFGESHGPAIGCVVDGCPAGMSLSAEDIQIELDRRRPGTSRHVTQRQEPDTVEILSGVYEGKTTGTAIGLLIRNQDQRSKDYSAIADTFRPGHADRTYWEKYGIRDPRGGGRSSARLTAPTVAAGAIAKKWLSEKFGVVIRGYMSQLGPIRIPFKSWEEVENNPFYAADASVVPELEAFMDQLRKDGDSIGARIEVVAQGLPAGWGEPLYDRLDADIAFAMMGLNAVKGVSIGAGFECVTQRGSEHGDELTPNGYLSNHAGGVLGGISTGQDITVSLAIKPTSSIRIERKSVNRAGEPVMVQTLGRHDPCVGIRATPIAEALLALILIDHALRQQAYR from the coding sequence ATGTCGGGTAATACATTAGGCAAACTTTTTTCGGTCACCAATTTTGGTGAGTCCCACGGGCCGGCAATCGGCTGTGTGGTCGATGGCTGTCCGGCAGGCATGAGCCTGTCTGCCGAGGATATCCAGATCGAGCTTGATCGTCGGCGGCCGGGTACCTCCCGTCATGTCACACAGCGGCAGGAGCCCGATACTGTTGAGATCCTGTCTGGCGTATATGAAGGGAAAACAACAGGAACGGCAATCGGCCTGCTGATCCGTAATCAGGACCAGCGCAGCAAAGATTATTCCGCGATCGCCGATACCTTCCGTCCCGGCCACGCGGACCGGACCTATTGGGAAAAATATGGCATTCGTGATCCGCGAGGGGGCGGTCGTTCGTCGGCCCGCCTGACGGCGCCAACCGTGGCGGCAGGCGCGATTGCAAAAAAATGGCTGAGTGAAAAATTCGGTGTCGTTATCCGCGGCTATATGAGCCAGCTCGGCCCCATCCGGATCCCGTTCAAATCCTGGGAAGAGGTGGAGAACAACCCATTTTATGCGGCCGATGCATCAGTGGTGCCCGAACTCGAAGCCTTTATGGATCAATTGCGCAAGGACGGCGATTCCATTGGTGCCCGCATCGAAGTGGTGGCCCAGGGACTGCCAGCAGGCTGGGGCGAACCGTTGTATGACAGGCTTGACGCCGATATTGCATTTGCCATGATGGGCCTGAACGCCGTAAAAGGGGTATCGATTGGCGCCGGTTTTGAATGCGTGACCCAGCGCGGCTCAGAGCATGGCGATGAACTGACCCCCAACGGCTATCTGAGCAATCATGCCGGTGGCGTGCTGGGTGGCATTTCCACCGGTCAGGACATCACGGTGTCGCTTGCCATCAAGCCTACCTCCAGCATTCGCATTGAACGCAAGTCGGTCAACCGGGCCGGCGAGCCGGTGATGGTGCAGACACTGGGTCGCCATGACCCTTGCGTGGGCATTCGTGCGACCCCCATTGCCGAAGCATTGCTTGCATTAATATTGATTGATCACGCTTTGCGTCAGCAGGCCTATCGCTAA
- a CDS encoding YihY family inner membrane protein, which produces MTKHNDFDLELQKKQEQQEAMEAREELRLNMGDSELGLAFYKKAILFGIQRLLRDKLTQVASSLTFTTVLAIVPMLAVILSLFTAFPLFTDFKVSLEEFLTHNLMPANVSETIMSYLNVFAQQASRLTAIGVGFLTVTSIMLMMTIDEVLNDIWNVTRRRPIGQRILVYWAILSLGPIFLGASLWTSSYIAQEKLGLVTQFSVIKSVLFTVVPVIVSGLIFALLYYLVPNRKVAWKDALIGGYTTAVLLEIMKAGFAYYITKFPSYTLIYGAFATIPIFLLWIYLSWLVVLFGATVAALAPQIRSGQMRDKMSPGVHFVTALFVLRLLHSARDRNPPGYGTSYIAGQIKMNYSETLDILEPLVSMGYIVNTAGKRSERWVLASSLNASLDPLADCFLFDSKVIEISHDPALRQVIARLLTEDNSVKLRDILYLEPTDEAPPAASDADTDSAQGKGRSASPATSSDARNTTQHAS; this is translated from the coding sequence ATGACAAAACACAACGATTTCGATTTGGAACTGCAAAAGAAACAGGAACAGCAGGAAGCCATGGAGGCCCGTGAGGAGTTGCGACTGAACATGGGAGACTCGGAACTGGGCCTGGCGTTCTACAAAAAGGCCATTCTGTTTGGAATCCAGCGACTGCTGCGCGACAAGCTTACCCAGGTGGCATCCAGCCTTACCTTCACCACCGTACTGGCGATTGTGCCGATGCTGGCCGTGATTCTGTCGCTGTTTACCGCCTTCCCACTGTTCACCGATTTCAAAGTCTCGCTTGAAGAGTTTCTGACGCACAATCTGATGCCCGCAAATGTCTCTGAAACCATCATGAGCTACCTGAACGTGTTCGCTCAGCAGGCATCAAGATTGACCGCCATCGGCGTGGGTTTTCTGACCGTGACGTCTATCATGTTGATGATGACGATTGACGAAGTGCTTAACGATATCTGGAATGTGACCCGGCGCCGCCCCATCGGACAGCGTATTCTGGTGTACTGGGCGATCCTGTCGCTGGGACCGATTTTCCTGGGCGCCAGCCTGTGGACCTCGTCCTATATTGCGCAGGAAAAACTGGGACTGGTCACACAGTTTTCCGTGATCAAGAGCGTGTTATTCACTGTGGTGCCGGTCATTGTCTCGGGGCTGATCTTCGCCCTGCTCTATTATCTGGTACCGAACCGAAAAGTCGCATGGAAAGACGCCCTGATTGGCGGTTACACCACGGCGGTCCTGCTGGAAATCATGAAGGCCGGGTTCGCCTATTACATTACCAAGTTCCCCTCCTACACACTGATTTATGGCGCATTTGCGACCATCCCGATTTTCCTGTTGTGGATTTATCTGTCCTGGCTGGTGGTGCTGTTCGGGGCGACCGTCGCCGCACTGGCACCGCAGATACGCAGCGGCCAGATGCGCGACAAGATGTCTCCCGGCGTGCATTTTGTGACCGCCCTGTTCGTGCTGCGCTTGCTGCATAGCGCCCGTGACCGGAACCCGCCGGGCTACGGCACCAGCTATATCGCCGGCCAGATCAAAATGAACTACAGCGAAACGCTGGATATTCTTGAGCCGCTGGTTTCCATGGGCTACATTGTCAACACGGCCGGCAAACGTTCCGAGAGATGGGTGCTGGCCAGCAGCCTGAATGCCAGCCTGGACCCCCTGGCCGACTGCTTTCTGTTCGACAGCAAAGTAATCGAAATCAGTCACGATCCGGCCCTGCGCCAGGTGATCGCGAGATTACTGACTGAAGACAATTCCGTTAAATTGCGTGACATCCTGTATCTGGAGCCTACCGATGAGGCACCGCCCGCAGCCTCCGACGCAGACACCGATAGTGCACAAGGCAAGGGCCGGTCAGCCAGTCCTGCCACTTCTTCTGATGCCAGGAATACCACACAGCACGCAAGCTGA
- a CDS encoding protein adenylyltransferase SelO, translating to MLSNLQVSNRFASLSPAFYTRLRMQGLTDPTLLHVNPDVLASLGLTMEDARSPAFLSIMSGNADLPGGVTLSAVYSGHQFGVWAGQLGDGRAHLLGAISGTDDNGKPADWEIQLKGSGRTPYSRMGDGRAVLRSSVREYLASAAMTGLGIPTTQALCLVASDDPVYRETVETAAIVARVAPSFVRFGSFEHWYAAKDAARLRELLDYVISNFFADQVPAVDSEHTLNDVIERFVDIVIERTATLMAGWQSVGFNHGVMNTDNMSVLGLTLDYGPYGFMDAFRINHVCNHTDTQGRYAWNAQPSVGLWNLYRFANCFVALGAEPDRLKARLERYEGLFISAYRDRMIAKLGLQAWQEGDDDLIDGWWRVLHDQSADFTLSFRYLAQIDVDESPLRSLFTDTTRLEQWLASYRKRLQDNENDSAQARAGRMDQVNPLYVLRNYLAEEAIQAAAKGDMSVTDSLLQVLRDPYTAKAGMEHFAEPPPDWGRELEVSCSS from the coding sequence ATGCTATCGAATCTGCAGGTCAGCAACCGTTTTGCGTCTTTGTCGCCGGCGTTTTACACGCGGCTGCGGATGCAGGGGCTGACCGATCCGACCTTGCTGCATGTCAACCCCGACGTACTGGCCTCACTGGGGCTCACCATGGAAGATGCACGTTCGCCGGCATTCCTGTCCATTATGTCCGGCAATGCCGATTTGCCGGGCGGCGTCACACTGTCGGCTGTATATAGCGGACATCAGTTTGGTGTGTGGGCCGGTCAACTGGGTGATGGGCGTGCTCATCTGCTGGGGGCCATTAGCGGCACAGACGACAACGGCAAACCGGCAGACTGGGAGATTCAGCTCAAGGGTTCGGGTAGAACGCCTTATTCCCGTATGGGCGATGGTCGCGCCGTGTTGCGCTCGTCGGTACGCGAATATCTGGCCAGCGCGGCCATGACCGGTCTGGGTATTCCAACCACACAGGCGCTGTGCCTGGTCGCTTCAGACGATCCTGTCTACCGCGAAACCGTTGAAACTGCCGCGATCGTGGCGCGGGTGGCGCCATCTTTTGTTCGCTTTGGCTCTTTCGAGCATTGGTATGCGGCAAAGGATGCGGCGCGACTGCGCGAACTGCTGGACTACGTGATCAGCAACTTTTTCGCCGACCAGGTGCCGGCCGTAGATAGTGAGCACACGCTGAATGATGTCATTGAGCGGTTTGTTGATATTGTGATCGAGCGCACGGCGACCCTGATGGCAGGCTGGCAGTCTGTCGGTTTCAATCATGGCGTCATGAACACCGACAATATGTCCGTGCTGGGGCTCACGCTGGATTACGGCCCTTATGGTTTTATGGATGCATTCCGTATCAATCACGTTTGCAATCATACTGATACACAGGGACGCTACGCCTGGAATGCGCAGCCGTCTGTCGGCTTGTGGAACCTGTATCGTTTCGCCAATTGCTTTGTCGCCCTGGGCGCAGAGCCCGACAGACTCAAGGCGCGGCTGGAACGCTACGAGGGACTGTTTATTTCGGCTTACCGGGACCGCATGATCGCCAAACTTGGGCTGCAGGCCTGGCAGGAAGGAGATGATGATCTCATCGATGGCTGGTGGCGCGTACTGCATGATCAGTCAGCAGACTTCACTCTGAGTTTCCGCTATCTGGCGCAGATCGATGTGGATGAAAGCCCCTTGCGTAGTCTCTTTACCGATACTACCAGGCTTGAACAATGGCTGGCGTCATACCGCAAGCGCTTGCAGGACAATGAGAATGATAGTGCCCAGGCCCGTGCCGGCCGGATGGACCAGGTTAACCCGCTTTATGTATTGCGCAATTATCTGGCAGAAGAGGCCATACAGGCTGCAGCCAAAGGGGATATGAGCGTGACCGATTCCCTGCTTCAGGTGCTGCGTGATCCTTATACGGCCAAAGCGGGCATGGAGCATTTTGCAGAGCCGCCACCGGACTGGGGCCGGGAGCTGGAAGTCAGTTGCTCCTCATAG
- the nrdB gene encoding class Ia ribonucleoside-diphosphate reductase subunit beta — translation MTYSTFCQVPNDQMKEPMFFGQSVNVARYDQQKYEIFEKLIEKQLSFFWRPEEVDVSQDRIDYQTLPEHEKHIFISNLKYQTLLDSIQGRSPNVALLPLVSIPELETWIETWSFSETIHSRSYTHIIRNIVNNPSVVFDDIVANEYILKRARDIAFYYDDVISYTQLYNQFGEGTHVLAGKEVVISLRELKKKLYLCLMVVNVLEAIRFYVSFACSFAFAERELMEGNAKIIKLIARDEALHLTGTQHMLNILRSGDDDPEMAEIASETRTQCFELFKQAALQEKEWAEYLFKGGSMIGLNKDILCQYVEYITNLRMQAVGLQAAFPGVRQNPIPWINAWLSSDNVQVAPQEVEISSYLIGQIDSQMNTDDLQHFEL, via the coding sequence ATGACATACAGTACCTTTTGTCAAGTTCCGAATGACCAGATGAAAGAACCCATGTTCTTTGGTCAGTCGGTCAATGTGGCGCGTTACGATCAGCAGAAATACGAAATTTTTGAAAAGCTGATCGAAAAGCAGCTGTCCTTTTTCTGGCGTCCCGAAGAAGTGGACGTGTCTCAGGACCGTATCGACTATCAGACGCTGCCAGAGCACGAAAAGCATATTTTTATCAGCAATCTGAAATATCAGACCCTGCTCGATTCCATCCAGGGCCGCAGCCCGAACGTCGCGCTGCTGCCACTGGTGTCTATTCCTGAACTGGAAACCTGGATCGAGACCTGGTCGTTTTCCGAGACCATCCATTCGCGTTCGTATACGCATATCATCCGCAATATTGTGAATAATCCATCGGTGGTGTTCGATGATATCGTTGCCAATGAATATATTCTGAAGCGCGCACGTGATATTGCTTTCTATTACGACGATGTGATCTCGTATACGCAGTTGTATAACCAGTTCGGCGAAGGCACGCATGTGCTTGCCGGCAAGGAAGTGGTCATCTCCTTGCGCGAACTCAAGAAAAAGCTGTATCTGTGTCTGATGGTGGTCAATGTACTGGAGGCCATTCGCTTTTATGTCAGCTTTGCCTGCTCGTTTGCCTTTGCTGAACGCGAACTGATGGAAGGCAACGCCAAGATCATCAAATTAATTGCCCGTGACGAGGCCCTGCATCTGACGGGTACGCAGCATATGCTCAATATTTTGCGCAGCGGCGACGATGATCCTGAAATGGCCGAGATTGCCAGTGAAACCCGTACGCAGTGCTTTGAGCTGTTTAAGCAGGCTGCCCTGCAGGAAAAAGAATGGGCTGAATACCTGTTCAAAGGGGGTTCCATGATCGGTCTGAACAAGGATATCCTGTGCCAGTATGTCGAATACATCACTAACCTGCGCATGCAGGCAGTGGGATTGCAGGCGGCTTTCCCGGGTGTGCGGCAGAACCCGATTCCATGGATCAACGCCTGGCTGTCTTCCGATAATGTGCAGGTTGCGCCGCAGGAAGTGGAAATCAGCTCTTACCTGATCGGGCAAATTGATTCACAAATGAATACCGACGATTTGCAGCATTTCGAACTATGA
- the yfaE gene encoding class I ribonucleotide reductase maintenance protein YfaE, translating into MTAVVTTDSRFELLEGETLLEGLERTSHEVEYQCRAGYCGSCRTHLLAGKVRYLTEPLAYIAKDEILPCCCVPDGPLQIEARLLHMPEQPSLGEEFNIQTSLDFGADEQR; encoded by the coding sequence ATGACCGCAGTCGTCACGACCGATAGCAGGTTCGAATTGCTGGAGGGAGAAACGCTGCTTGAAGGGCTGGAACGTACCAGCCACGAAGTGGAGTATCAGTGCCGCGCCGGCTATTGCGGTTCATGCCGAACGCATCTGCTGGCGGGCAAAGTACGGTATCTGACCGAGCCATTGGCGTATATTGCGAAAGATGAGATTCTGCCTTGCTGCTGCGTGCCCGACGGGCCGTTGCAGATTGAGGCCAGACTGTTGCATATGCCGGAACAGCCTTCTCTCGGTGAGGAGTTCAATATTCAGACGTCGCTGGATTTCGGGGCTGACGAACAGCGGTAG
- a CDS encoding metallophosphoesterase family protein — translation MYRILQISDIHFGTVNANVLNALVHAVRQLSPALCVVSGDITQRATRSEFLAANAFLKTLPAPVLCIPGNHDIPLYALWTRFLNPYGRYRRYLHKEVEPLFESGSAMVIGVNTTTPFRHKRGIVTDAQIRRVVQLARENSAGKSVLVVAHHPFHVLDPADQEQLVENHEAAIRAWSAAGVDLILGGHIHMPFVYPLTQRYPDLVHPMLVVQGGTTTSFRVRRHIPNSLNVLDLYPEKKIHITTWTYQSKDDSHPNRFMCVEKDMWKTN, via the coding sequence ATGTACCGGATTCTCCAGATTTCAGATATTCACTTTGGCACCGTCAATGCAAATGTGCTGAATGCACTGGTTCATGCGGTCAGGCAGCTATCGCCCGCTTTGTGCGTGGTATCCGGCGATATTACCCAGCGTGCCACGCGCAGTGAGTTTCTGGCGGCCAATGCCTTTCTGAAGACGTTGCCGGCGCCGGTCCTGTGTATTCCGGGCAACCATGATATTCCTCTATATGCCTTGTGGACCCGTTTCCTGAACCCTTATGGGCGCTATCGGCGCTATCTGCATAAAGAGGTAGAGCCCCTGTTCGAGTCTGGTTCGGCCATGGTTATCGGCGTTAATACCACTACGCCATTTCGTCATAAGCGCGGGATTGTGACGGATGCGCAGATCCGGCGGGTAGTGCAATTGGCCAGGGAAAACAGCGCGGGTAAAAGTGTGCTGGTGGTCGCGCACCATCCTTTTCATGTGCTGGATCCGGCGGACCAGGAACAACTGGTTGAAAACCATGAGGCGGCTATCCGCGCCTGGTCTGCCGCTGGTGTAGACCTGATCCTGGGCGGGCATATTCATATGCCTTTCGTTTATCCGCTGACGCAGCGCTATCCCGACCTGGTCCATCCGATGCTGGTTGTACAGGGTGGAACCACAACCTCATTTCGGGTGCGCCGGCACATTCCCAATTCCCTGAACGTGCTGGACCTGTACCCGGAAAAGAAAATCCACATCACCACCTGGACCTATCAGTCAAAAGATGACAGCCATCCAAACCGGTTCATGTGCGTGGAAAAGGATATGTGGAAGACAAATTAG